One window of Phoenix dactylifera cultivar Barhee BC4 chromosome 5, palm_55x_up_171113_PBpolish2nd_filt_p, whole genome shotgun sequence genomic DNA carries:
- the LOC103722050 gene encoding uncharacterized protein LOC103722050, translated as MTTTTTNPTAKPMLPTSSAAPAASRPNRHCCPRPPRRGGLAASVAAAVALLLASSAWLSLVFSSLSPLPWHRLRSWDTSSFSSSSSAAAPFLSPNSPSPPPHDSTARASSPGSPSLEDDSAAPLSLRHVVFGIAGSAQLWPRRREFLRLWWRPGAMRGHVWLDDRVPRPRNASLARDLPPVRVSEDISRFRYTNPTGHPSGLRISRIVAESFRLGHRGARWFVLVDDDTIFCPDNLVAVLGKYDWTEMVYIGAPSESHSANTYFSHSMAFGGGGIAISYPLAKALTRMQDECLERYPRLYGSDDRLHACISELGVPLTREFGFHQWDIRGNPHGLLAAHPIAPFISIHHVEAADPIYPGLSLLESLKLFTKAMKTDPQSFLQRAISYDRRKKLTFSVSLGYVVQVFPSIILPRELERSEQTYVAWNRIGDRNEFDFDTRDVYRSVCKKPVLFFLNDIRKDENITMGSYLRAKGRDDLKRRVFCFPQSPPLHDVDEIQVLGNPLSQNWHLVPRRLCCKVAQKSNGTLRIIVKQCEQGTFGSAADSL; from the exons ATGACCACCACCACCACGAACCCTACAGCGAAGCCGATGCTCCCCACGTCCTCCGCCGCTCCCGCTGCTAGCCGCCCCAACCGCCACTGCTGCCCTCGTCCCCCTCGCCGCGGCGGGCTCGCCGCCTccgtcgccgccgccgtcgCCCTCCTCCTCGCCTCCTCCGCCTGGCTCTCCCTCGTCTTCTCTtccctctcccccctcccctGGCACCGCCTTCGCTCCTGGGacacctcctccttctcctcgtcctcctccgcTGCCGCCCCCTTCCTCTCCCCCAACTCCCCATCTCCCCCTCCCCATGACTCCACCGCCCGCGCCTCTTCTCCCGGCTCCCCCTCCCTGGAGGACGACTCCGCCGCGCCGCTCTCCCTCCGCCACGTCGTCTTCGGCATCGCCGGCTCCGCCCAGCTCTGGCCGCGCCGCCGCGAGTTCCTCCGCCTGTGGTGGCGCCCGGGGGCCATGCGTGGGCACGTCTGGCTCGACGACCGCGTCCCCCGCCCCCGGAACGCCTCCCTCGCCCGCGACCTCCCCCCGGTCCGCGTCTCCGAGGACATCTCCCGCTTCCGGTACACCAACCCTACCGGCCACCCCTCGGGCCTCCGCATCTCCCGCATCGTCGCCGAGAGCTTCCGCCTCGGCCACCGTGGCGCCCGCTGGTTCGTGCTCGTCGACGACGACACCATCTTCTGCCCCGACAACCTCGTCGCGGTGCTCGGCAAGTATGACTGGACTGAGATGGTGTACATCGGGGCCCCGTCGGAAAGCCACTCCGCTAACACTTACTTCAGCCATTCGATGGCCTTCGGTGGCGGGGGGATCGCCATCAGCTATCCGCTGGCCAAGGCCCTCACCAGGATGCAGGACGAGTGCCTCGAGAGGTACCCCAGGCTTTATGGGAGCGACGACCGCCTCCATGCCTGCATCTCGGAGCTCGGGGTCCCGCTTACCCGGGAGTTTGGATTCCACCag TGGGATATTAGGGGGAATCCTCATGGCCTTTTGGCCGCTCACCCTATTGCTCCTTTCATCTCAATACACCATGTTGAAGCTGCGGATCCTATTTACCCTGGCTTGAGCTTACTTGAAAGCCTAAAGCTTTTTACCAAGGCTATGAAGACTGATCCTCAGAGTTTCTTGCAGCGTGCTATTTCTTATGACAGAAGGAAAAAGCTTACATTCTCCGTCTCATTGGGATATGTTGTTCAAGTGTTCCCTAGCATTATTCTCCCACGGGAGTTGGAACGTTCTGAGCAAACATATGTTGCTTGGAACAGAATAGGTGACAGGAATGAGTTTGATTTCGATACAAGGGATGTTTATAGGTCAGTGTGCAAGAAGCCAGTTCTGTTTTTCTTGAATGATATTCGGAAGGATGAAAACATAACCATGGGTTCGTACTTACGAGCTAAGGGAAGGGATGACCTTAAAAGGAGGGTTTTCTGCTTTCCCCAATCGCCTCCTCTGCATGATGTGGATGAAATTCAAGTACTGGGGAACCCATTGAGCCAAAATTGGCATTTG GTGCCAAGGCGGCTGTGCTGTAAAGTAGCTCAAAAAAGTAATGGGACTCTGAGGATAATTGTTAAACAATGTGAGCAGGGAACTTTTGGGTCAGCTGCTGATTCTTTATGA